One Mugil cephalus isolate CIBA_MC_2020 chromosome 22, CIBA_Mcephalus_1.1, whole genome shotgun sequence genomic window carries:
- the nap1l1 gene encoding nucleosome assembly protein 1-like 1 isoform X1 has protein sequence MADIDNKDQAEMDPADMEDVEEVEEEETGEDENSKARQLTVQMMQNPQILAALQERLDGLNGSPSGYIESLPKVVKRRINALKNLQVKCAHIEAKFYEEVHELERKYAALYQPLFDKRSDIVKAAYEPTDEECEWKADEEEELTVSKQEKMKEKAKLEEEKKDEEKEDPKGIPEFWLTVFKNVDLLSDMLQEHDEPILKHLQDIKVKFSDPGQPMSFTLEFHFEPNDFFTNTVLTKTYKMRSEPDESDPFSFDGPEIMCCTGCTIDWTKGKNVTLKTIKKKQKHKGRGTVRTVTKTVPNDSFFNFFAPPEVPENGELDEDSEAVLAADFEIGHFIRERIVPRAVLYFTGEAIEDDDDDYDEEGEEADDEEGEEEADEENDPDYDPKKDAAPPAECNQQ, from the exons TAAAGATCAGGCTGAGATGGACCCAGCAGATATGGAGGACGTggaagaagtggaggaggaagagacggGGGAAGATGAAAACAGCAAAG CTCGTCAGCTGACGGTGCAGATGATGCAGAATCCACAGATCCTGGCTGCGCTGCAGGAAAGGCTGGATGGTCTCAACGGTTCACCATCAGGGTACATTGAGAG TTTACCAAAGGTTGTAAAGAGACGTATAAACGCCCTCAAAAACCTGCAGGTCAAATGTGCCCACATCGAAGCCAAGTTCTACGAAGAAGTCCATGAACTGGAGAGAAAGTATGCCGCGCTCTACCAGCCCCTCTTCGACAAA AGAAGTGACATAGTGAAAGCAGCTTATGAACCCACAGATGAGGAATGTGAATGGAAggcagatgaggaggaagagctgaCAGTAAGTAAGCAG gaaaagatgaaggagaaggccaagttggaggaggagaagaaggacgaGGAGAAAGAAGATCCCAAAGGCATCCCCGAGTTCTGGTTAACGGTTTTCAAAAACGTGGACCTGCTCAGTGACATGCTGCAG GAACACGACGAACCCATCCTTAAACATTTACAAGATATTAAAGTCAAATTCTCAGATCCAGGACAGCCAATG AGCTTCACATTAGAGTTCCACTTCGAGCCCAACGACTTCTTCACAAACACAGTGTTGACGAAAACCTACAAGATGAGGTCAGAGCCCGACGAGAGCGACCCCTTCTCCTTCGACGGACCAGAGATCATGTGCTGCACGGG TTGCACGATTGACTGGACCAAGGGCAAGAATGTCACGTTGAAAACAAtcaagaagaaacagaagcacAAGGGCCGCGGCACAGTCAGGACGGTCACCAAGACGGTCCCCAACGATTCCTTCTTCAACTTCTTCGCCCCACCAGAGG ttcCGGAGAATGGAGAGCTG gatgAGGACTCGGAGGCAGTTCTAGCTGCTGACTTTGAAATCGGCCACTTCATCCGTGAGCGCATCGTACCTCGGGCCGTGCTCTACTTCACAGGAGAGGCCATAGAGGACGATGACGATGAT tacgatgaggaaggagaggaggcggATGATGAG GAAGGTGAAGAGGAAGCTGATGAGGAGAATGACCCCGACTATGATCCCAAG AAGGATGCAGCCCCCCCAGCTGAGTGCAATCAGCAATGA
- the nap1l1 gene encoding nucleosome assembly protein 1-like 1 isoform X3, translating to MADIDNKDQAEMDPADMEDVEEVEEEETGEDENSKARQLTVQMMQNPQILAALQERLDGLNGSPSGYIESLPKVVKRRINALKNLQVKCAHIEAKFYEEVHELERKYAALYQPLFDKRSDIVKAAYEPTDEECEWKADEEEELTVSKQEKMKEKAKLEEEKKDEEKEDPKGIPEFWLTVFKNVDLLSDMLQEHDEPILKHLQDIKVKFSDPGQPMSFTLEFHFEPNDFFTNTVLTKTYKMRSEPDESDPFSFDGPEIMCCTGCTIDWTKGKNVTLKTIKKKQKHKGRGTVRTVTKTVPNDSFFNFFAPPEVPENGELDEDSEAVLAADFEIGHFIRERIVPRAVLYFTGEAIEDDDDDYDEEGEEADDEEGEEEADEENDPDYDPKV from the exons TAAAGATCAGGCTGAGATGGACCCAGCAGATATGGAGGACGTggaagaagtggaggaggaagagacggGGGAAGATGAAAACAGCAAAG CTCGTCAGCTGACGGTGCAGATGATGCAGAATCCACAGATCCTGGCTGCGCTGCAGGAAAGGCTGGATGGTCTCAACGGTTCACCATCAGGGTACATTGAGAG TTTACCAAAGGTTGTAAAGAGACGTATAAACGCCCTCAAAAACCTGCAGGTCAAATGTGCCCACATCGAAGCCAAGTTCTACGAAGAAGTCCATGAACTGGAGAGAAAGTATGCCGCGCTCTACCAGCCCCTCTTCGACAAA AGAAGTGACATAGTGAAAGCAGCTTATGAACCCACAGATGAGGAATGTGAATGGAAggcagatgaggaggaagagctgaCAGTAAGTAAGCAG gaaaagatgaaggagaaggccaagttggaggaggagaagaaggacgaGGAGAAAGAAGATCCCAAAGGCATCCCCGAGTTCTGGTTAACGGTTTTCAAAAACGTGGACCTGCTCAGTGACATGCTGCAG GAACACGACGAACCCATCCTTAAACATTTACAAGATATTAAAGTCAAATTCTCAGATCCAGGACAGCCAATG AGCTTCACATTAGAGTTCCACTTCGAGCCCAACGACTTCTTCACAAACACAGTGTTGACGAAAACCTACAAGATGAGGTCAGAGCCCGACGAGAGCGACCCCTTCTCCTTCGACGGACCAGAGATCATGTGCTGCACGGG TTGCACGATTGACTGGACCAAGGGCAAGAATGTCACGTTGAAAACAAtcaagaagaaacagaagcacAAGGGCCGCGGCACAGTCAGGACGGTCACCAAGACGGTCCCCAACGATTCCTTCTTCAACTTCTTCGCCCCACCAGAGG ttcCGGAGAATGGAGAGCTG gatgAGGACTCGGAGGCAGTTCTAGCTGCTGACTTTGAAATCGGCCACTTCATCCGTGAGCGCATCGTACCTCGGGCCGTGCTCTACTTCACAGGAGAGGCCATAGAGGACGATGACGATGAT tacgatgaggaaggagaggaggcggATGATGAG GAAGGTGAAGAGGAAGCTGATGAGGAGAATGACCCCGACTATGATCCCAAG GTTTAA
- the nap1l1 gene encoding nucleosome assembly protein 1-like 1 isoform X2, whose amino-acid sequence MADIDNKDQAEMDPADMEDVEEVEEEETGEDENSKARQLTVQMMQNPQILAALQERLDGLNGSPSGYIESLPKVVKRRINALKNLQVKCAHIEAKFYEEVHELERKYAALYQPLFDKRSDIVKAAYEPTDEECEWKADEEEELTEKMKEKAKLEEEKKDEEKEDPKGIPEFWLTVFKNVDLLSDMLQEHDEPILKHLQDIKVKFSDPGQPMSFTLEFHFEPNDFFTNTVLTKTYKMRSEPDESDPFSFDGPEIMCCTGCTIDWTKGKNVTLKTIKKKQKHKGRGTVRTVTKTVPNDSFFNFFAPPEVPENGELDEDSEAVLAADFEIGHFIRERIVPRAVLYFTGEAIEDDDDDYDEEGEEADDEEGEEEADEENDPDYDPKKDAAPPAECNQQ is encoded by the exons TAAAGATCAGGCTGAGATGGACCCAGCAGATATGGAGGACGTggaagaagtggaggaggaagagacggGGGAAGATGAAAACAGCAAAG CTCGTCAGCTGACGGTGCAGATGATGCAGAATCCACAGATCCTGGCTGCGCTGCAGGAAAGGCTGGATGGTCTCAACGGTTCACCATCAGGGTACATTGAGAG TTTACCAAAGGTTGTAAAGAGACGTATAAACGCCCTCAAAAACCTGCAGGTCAAATGTGCCCACATCGAAGCCAAGTTCTACGAAGAAGTCCATGAACTGGAGAGAAAGTATGCCGCGCTCTACCAGCCCCTCTTCGACAAA AGAAGTGACATAGTGAAAGCAGCTTATGAACCCACAGATGAGGAATGTGAATGGAAggcagatgaggaggaagagctgaCA gaaaagatgaaggagaaggccaagttggaggaggagaagaaggacgaGGAGAAAGAAGATCCCAAAGGCATCCCCGAGTTCTGGTTAACGGTTTTCAAAAACGTGGACCTGCTCAGTGACATGCTGCAG GAACACGACGAACCCATCCTTAAACATTTACAAGATATTAAAGTCAAATTCTCAGATCCAGGACAGCCAATG AGCTTCACATTAGAGTTCCACTTCGAGCCCAACGACTTCTTCACAAACACAGTGTTGACGAAAACCTACAAGATGAGGTCAGAGCCCGACGAGAGCGACCCCTTCTCCTTCGACGGACCAGAGATCATGTGCTGCACGGG TTGCACGATTGACTGGACCAAGGGCAAGAATGTCACGTTGAAAACAAtcaagaagaaacagaagcacAAGGGCCGCGGCACAGTCAGGACGGTCACCAAGACGGTCCCCAACGATTCCTTCTTCAACTTCTTCGCCCCACCAGAGG ttcCGGAGAATGGAGAGCTG gatgAGGACTCGGAGGCAGTTCTAGCTGCTGACTTTGAAATCGGCCACTTCATCCGTGAGCGCATCGTACCTCGGGCCGTGCTCTACTTCACAGGAGAGGCCATAGAGGACGATGACGATGAT tacgatgaggaaggagaggaggcggATGATGAG GAAGGTGAAGAGGAAGCTGATGAGGAGAATGACCCCGACTATGATCCCAAG AAGGATGCAGCCCCCCCAGCTGAGTGCAATCAGCAATGA
- the phlda1 gene encoding pleckstrin homology-like domain family A member 1 gives MLENGRKVFKEGLLEKRSDGLLQLWKKKHCVLTEDGVLLLPPKQHDHPQHHQPHHGGGDAGKVKELHFANMKTVDCVERKGKYVYFTVVMTEGKEIDFRCPQDEGWNAEITLQMVQYKNRQAILAVKSTRQKQQLLVVQIPGQMSGQKTVRSSPNVA, from the coding sequence ATGCTGGAAAACGGCAGGAAGGTGTTCAAGGAGGGTCTGCTGGAGAAGCGGAGCGACgggctgctgcagctctggaaGAAGAAGCACTGCGTCCTGACCGAGGACggcgtgctgctgctgccgcccaAGCAGCACGACCACCCGCAGCACCACCAGCCGCACCACGGCGGCGGGGACGCGGGCAAAGTCAAGGAGCTGCACTTCGCCAACATGAAGACGGTGGACTGCGTGGAGCGCAAGGGCAAGTACGTGTACTTCACGGTGGTCATGACGGAGGGCAAGGAGATCGACTTCAGGTGCCCGCAGGACGAGGGCTGGAACGCGGAGATCACCTTGCAGATGGTCCAGTACAAGAATCGGCAGGCGATCCTGGCGGTGAAGTCTACCcggcagaagcagcagctgctcgTGGTGCAGATACCGGGCCAGATGTCCGGCCAGAAGACCGTCCGCAGCTCACCGAACGTTGCGTGA